TATTCTTAATGGTATTACCACTGCACTGAGATGGTTCTGTTTTTGGGACCTTTTTCTATCTGAAGAACTTGCTGTATATTAATTTCATGTAGAAACTAGAGACTAAGTGTCACAGCACTTCTATCTGACCATGTGTAAATCATAATTTAGAACTGATTCTTATTAGTGAAGCCAGATCTGTATTTACCATGCTTAAACTGATGGCATAAATGACTAAGTGAGAGAGATTACACACATTTAATGTGGCTGGGTGTAGTGTCTTGAGTACAGTGTTGTGTTCTGCAAGCTTTGAGCTCTGTAAAACACTTAATTGGTTTGGGGTTATTACATTGTATAGGATTGAAAGACAAAAGCCAGAATATTGTTGGCTTTCCTCATTTCAGGGTCACACAGAAGCCGTTCGGTGTCTCCGCTTCAGCCCTGATGGGAAATGGGTGGCCTCTGCTGCTGATGATCACACTGTAAAGGTAATTTATTGTGACACCTTCCTTATGTGCTTGTGGCACATGGGAATGCTGGGATTGTCTTTTTTCCAAGCATTACCAGCACTCACTCATAAATACCCTCAGTTCAtttggctgctggctgagcCCTGTGGGTTTGCAGAGATTGGTTTTCTTACGGGGATCCTGTCTGATGGCTCCCAACAGCCATGGAAGAGCTGCATGGGTTGAAATGCCCTTATCTAGCAGACACATTGGGAGAGACTatgcacagaaaaattaatgttttgatGGTAATAGAGTTGTGATACCTGAATGTTGGCCTCAGTAAACATTGTCAAATAAGTTGTCCACAGCACATTGCTTCACCAGACTAATTTCTGGCTCTGTTTGTGTTATACACATTACATATGATTATCAGTCTGAAAATTGCTGTCAGGACTGAGCAGAGCAAGAGGAGGAGATCTGGAAGGTGTTGACTGAAGTAGTGACTTCAGTTGTTTCATATGGAGTGTGGAGGAATGGAGATGAAGGACTGatattattttcagtttcacaTGAAATTAACTGATCAATTATTTCATGGTATTTTCGAGTGGAGAGTAGAGCACAGGAAGAAGGAATTGCTAAGGGATTCAGAGctttggatttttatttgttaacTTTTGAGATACAGTCTGTGGGGACAGATGGAACTGCTATATTTTGTCTCAGTCTCTAAATATAAACCAGAAACTTCTAGGGGACAAGTTatgtggaaaataaaagataatgcaaaaaaagacccaaacaaaacaaagccttAAATGATTTGGATGGTACTCTTTCCCTGATTATTGCCTTCTTTGACAGACTTGGGTCTGTTCTTGGAGGGGGAAGTGTTAGAAGGTTGCCAGTACAAGGAAATCCAAGGTGTATTGGAAATCTCTAGCATTTAATCTCTTCAAGAGTCTGTTCTTTCCTCCTTTCAGCTGTGGGATCTGACTGCTGGGAAGTTGATGTTTGAGTTTACAGGACACACTGGCCCAGTAAACGTTGTTGAATTCCATCCCAATGAGTACCTTCTGGCTTCTGGCAGCTCTGACAGGTACACAAGGGGAgggagaaagaagggaaatgtaTATGTCTGTTCCATTTCCTGATGCCCTTCCTTGTAAGAAGGGCATGTCAAGAGGAATGTCACTCAATTCAATCCTGCCATTGCAAGAGCCAGACATCTAGACAGCAGGACATGGCATCTGTGATGGGCAGAACATGGAGATCTTCCCTTCTCATCCAAAATTGATGGCACCTTCTGCCACACTAGAAACCAATGTGTAGCCCCAAGCCTCTCACAAATCCAGCTGACAtcctgtgtgagcagcaggcagccctgctcagctggcagggtgTTCTCTtagctctgggctggctctaAATGCCTGTCTGTGTCTAGAGCCTCTAAGTATCTCTGTCTGGATTCATGGATCTTAGCTAGACCAGCCTTCTGTGTAGGCTCACTGTATGTGCACAACAGCAAAAGTCATTCTGTTAGTGTTTTGTTTATAATCTGGATCCTCCTGTGATTTCTAGAACGATGAGCAATGAATTTTGTTGTGTTGTGTGTACAGGACTGTTAGGTTCTGGGACTTGGAGAAGTTTCAAGTTGTGAGCTGTATTGAAGAGGAGGCCACTCCTGTCAGGTACATTAAGTTCCTACTGAAATGTGCTCGGCAGAGACTAAAGGTGGGGTGAAGGGGGGGTTTCCTCAGAGAGAAACTTTACTGGGGAGAAGTTTGGGCTGCTGGAGATATTGCACAGGTGAACACCACATTGAAAGATTCATTGTTAGGAACAAAACTGAAGGTGTTCAGTGTAGTCAGAGATCCACAGGGACTGAGCAGGGTGGGAATGCTGTGCCTGattctcctcctgccttcctcccagGTGTGTGCTCTTCAGCCCTGATGGCTGCTGCTTGTACAGTGGCTTCCAGGACTCGCTGCGAGTGTACGGCTGGGAGCCAGAGCGCTGTTTTGATGTGGTCTTGGTCAACTGGGGAAAAGTAGCTGACTTGTCTATCAGCAACAACCAGCTGGTAAGCCACTGCTCCTGAGGCAGGGTTAGGCAGCTGTGAAACACAAGATAAAatcctgctgcctccttgcAGGCCTTCAGACCTGTAAGCTTGTGTCAGGGCTTGCAGCATGCCCAAAGGCTGTGTGCCTTGTGCTCCACTTTGTGTCTCTGGCTTCTGGAGGAAAGAGCTGGAGCTTAGTTTGACTAGTATTTAGAAGCTATGCTTGGCAAAAGTTTTGTCCAAGCCTTTCAAAATTGCTGGCAACTTCAGGTTGAAAAGTCTGCAGCACTGAACTGGGCAGTCCTCAAGCACAGTTGCTCAGGGTCACTCCATCGTGCCTGATCTCAAAAGGGCTGGTGTGCACCCCGCTCCTTGGTGAATTATCTTGATCTTTTGCCTCTGCAGATAGGAGTTTCCTTTGCACAAAGCACAGTCTCTTCCTTCGTTGTGGATCTCAACAGAGTCCCAAAGTCAGATTCTGTTCCTCAAGGGTTGATCAGGGACGACCAGCCTCTTGTGCCACCTACCCCCACAGGGTCCTCCCTTCGCCGCATCTATGACAGGCCCTCAACGAGCTGCAGCAAGCCACAAAGGTGAGGCAGTCTGCTGGCTTGTTGAGTTTCCAGACTTTAAGGAAATGTCCCAGGCACTCagtgttttctctctctctctctctctctgacaATATGGCTTCCCCTGACAACAGCTCTTTTTCCACAGCAGAGTGAAGCACAACTCGGAGAGTGAGAGGCACAGTCCCAGCAGTGAAGATGACCGGGATGAGAAGGAATCAAAGGCTGAGATCCAGAACCAGGAGGATTACAAAGAGATCTTCCAGCCCAAGAATGCAATCTGTCAGTACCAGGGTTTATAGTGCTTTTGAGTAGTGTTCGTGTTTGAGGTTAGGGTGCTAAAGTGATTCTATAGAGCTGACCTTTGGCTTACTGTGAGAGAGGCTTCACCTGTGACAGGAGAGTttagaaagcttttctttaatgTTCTGTGCTGGGACACTGATGCCAGATCATGTTGGTGAATGACTTAAAGGAGGCACCTTTACTAGGGTACAGTAATGTCTGTTTGAAGCCTGGCTCATAATCCAGAGTTTCATTGTAAATGTGCTGCCTTCCTATTCTGATTAGAGTGTTAAGGGAATTTTGTTAGCTTAGAATTTTGATATGTGTATCAAAATCAGCAGTCTTCGTTAaagaaggaaagacaaaatGTTTTGTTAAAGCCAAGACTGTTTTTTAGGAGCATTGTACAGTGTCTGTATCTCATTTTTATGCAAATGATAAAAATGAGATACTCTTTAGGAGGAATTCattgcattatttttatttacttatataaATCAACAACAGGAGGTGGATTTTGCCTAATATCATTTGTTGTGACGGTGCCTTGTCTCATGCTTcacacctctgcagcagcagtgaacCACAGGGCTCAGTTTTGTCCCTTCTGTCCATGAAGGCTGAAAGCTTTTAGCTAAACTCAACAATAGTGTCAAGGTCCAAAAGAGATAACTCTGCTTGTTGTATCACTGATTACCCTCATGTGTGGAGTTGTTGGATATTCCTCTGCTCCAAGGTTGACTTACCACTTATCTGTAGCCTTGGATGCTCCTTCatttgtttattatttaaatCTTTTTCTGTAGGTCGAACTCCTCCTCGAACTGAGccctttcctgcccctcctgAGGATGGTGAGTGTGGAAGTGACCCCTTGGTGGGGAAGGGGATAATGGCCCTCAAAAGAGGGAGAGCTGCCTGAAGGCAGAAATTACTCCTTGCAGTATAGCTAAACAGAACCTTTGCTCTCAACTCTTGAAAGTAACAATCAGTTTCTGCTTTCCCACTTCTCTCCCTCTTGGTAGAGCCTGGAACTGCAAAGGAAGCAGTGAAGCCCAGCCAAGCTGTGGATGTCCAGACCTCGCTGCCAAAGCAGGAGCTCGTACgttctgtgtgctctgtgagggatgtgcagagctggagaatTTGTGATTTCTGCTCAGGCTGATCCCTCACTGCAGGGCAGTAAAAGTGCAGCTCCAGGCTTTGTGCTGCCAAATGTCTTGCCTTAGCAGTGAAACTAAGGCCAAGCCTCTGACAGTCtctgttgtttgtttgctgcTTGTGCTTGCAGTGGTTCTTCTCCTTGCATCTCACAATTGGGGCACTCAGAGAATCAAGTGCCAGGTTTCTACCAGTGCTTGAACAGAGACTGTTTTGTTGCCAAAAGTGCAAGCAGCTGATGGGCCAGTATTCATTTTACTGGCTTCTTTAGAATTCTCCCTTAGCCTTCAGGCTGGCCACAGCCCATTGCCCTAATTTCAGATAACAATAACAGCACTTGGCACTTCTGCTGGGGCATCTTCGTGTTCTTTACAAACCTTAATTACATCGTGGTGTGTACCTGAGAGTCACTTTATTGCCTCTTAAATTATGCTAGCAATCTGCAGACTGCTTCTGTGTTAGGGCCCTGCTGTGAGAAGAAAGCAGGTCAGAAATAAAGGTCATCAGACTAGGGCCAAACTGTTCCTGCCAGAGCTTTTATCCCAATTTCTCCTGCAGCCCGATCCAGTCCAGAGGCCACTGAATCCCTCCTCAACTTCTTTGAGCAGAACAGAGCCATCAGTGattcctgcagccaggaatgagcccaTTGGCCTGAAGGCCTCTGACTTTCTCCCAGTAAGTGTCTCTGGACAATGTTTTCCTGCCAATGTCTGTGTTGGGTGGCATCAGAAATGGGGTGCCCCATTGTGATAGGTATGAACACAGAAGAGTTGAGCCCTGCTCTTAGCAAAGCAGAGAACAAGGGGTGAGACAGTGGTTCATTTAAAAAATCGATGTCTGCCATTACATGTACATAATAATTTCACAGCAATCTCTGCCTCTTGCATCTTGGAGGCTTCTTGGTCTCTCTTGGGGAGGGTATTCCCTTGT
This portion of the Ammospiza nelsoni isolate bAmmNel1 chromosome 13, bAmmNel1.pri, whole genome shotgun sequence genome encodes:
- the KATNB1 gene encoding katanin p80 WD40 repeat-containing subunit B1 isoform X2; the protein is MAVAVTTKTAWKLQEIMAHSSNVSSVVLGKGSGRMLATGGDDCRVNIWSVSKPNCIMSLTGHTTPIESLQVNPNEKLIVAGSRSGSIRVWDLEAAKVLRTLPGHKANICSLHFHPFGSFVASGSLDTNIKLWDVRRKGCIFTFKGHTEAVRCLRFSPDGKWVASAADDHTVKLWDLTAGKLMFEFTGHTGPVNVVEFHPNEYLLASGSSDRTVRFWDLEKFQVVSCIEEEATPVRCVLFSPDGCCLYSGFQDSLRVYGWEPERCFDVVLVNWGKVADLSISNNQLIGVSFAQSTVSSFVVDLNRVPKSDSVPQGLIRDDQPLVPPTPTGSSLRRIYDRPSTSCSKPQRVKHNSESERHSPSSEDDRDEKESKAEIQNQEDYKEIFQPKNAICRTPPRTEPFPAPPEDEPGTAKEAVKPSQAVDVQTSLPKQELPDPVQRPLNPSSTSLSRTEPSVIPAARNEPIGLKASDFLPAVKNQSQTELVDEEAMSQIRKGHETMCVVLTSRHKNLDAVRAVWSTSDIKNSLDSAVAINDLSVVVDLLNIVNQKASLWKLDLCTIVLPQIEKLLQSKYESYVQTGCTSLKLILQRFLPLITDILAAPPSVGVDISREERLHKCKLCYKQLKNISNVVKNKSGLSGRHGSAFRELLLLMAVLD
- the KATNB1 gene encoding katanin p80 WD40 repeat-containing subunit B1 isoform X1, with product MAVAVTTKTAWKLQEIMAHSSNVSSVVLGKGSGRMLATGGDDCRVNIWSVSKPNCIMSLTGHTTPIESLQVNPNEKLIVAGSRSGSIRVWDLEAAKVLRTLPGHKANICSLHFHPFGSFVASGSLDTNIKLWDVRRKGCIFTFKGHTEAVRCLRFSPDGKWVASAADDHTVKLWDLTAGKLMFEFTGHTGPVNVVEFHPNEYLLASGSSDRTVRFWDLEKFQVVSCIEEEATPVRCVLFSPDGCCLYSGFQDSLRVYGWEPERCFDVVLVNWGKVADLSISNNQLIGVSFAQSTVSSFVVDLNRVPKSDSVPQGLIRDDQPLVPPTPTGSSLRRIYDRPSTSCSKPQSRVKHNSESERHSPSSEDDRDEKESKAEIQNQEDYKEIFQPKNAICRTPPRTEPFPAPPEDEPGTAKEAVKPSQAVDVQTSLPKQELPDPVQRPLNPSSTSLSRTEPSVIPAARNEPIGLKASDFLPAVKNQSQTELVDEEAMSQIRKGHETMCVVLTSRHKNLDAVRAVWSTSDIKNSLDSAVAINDLSVVVDLLNIVNQKASLWKLDLCTIVLPQIEKLLQSKYESYVQTGCTSLKLILQRFLPLITDILAAPPSVGVDISREERLHKCKLCYKQLKNISNVVKNKSGLSGRHGSAFRELLLLMAVLD